Below is a genomic region from Tursiops truncatus isolate mTurTru1 chromosome 4, mTurTru1.mat.Y, whole genome shotgun sequence.
AGCTTTATCTAAAAGGTATAATGTAAACCTTGGCCTCAGGATCAGTTCGATttagagagagggaaagacaagagggattttaaaggtttttttttggttttgttttaataggCAAGTTGTAGGAGGTAAAGTTGGCAAGGAAGGTCCCTGTTTGCTACTTACCTATTTTTTGACTCTAAATAGTACTGACGCTGTTTGTTTGAAATTTGCCACTTACTGACATTATATATTCTCTACTGtacataaaacattatttaaaattgtggTTGCTTAGTGAATATGTTAAGATTATCCCCTAAGAATTCCAGTTTACAGAGAATCTTGATACTATtgacaaaaatagaaagatacaAGAAGAGGGGATAAGATAGTGAAGTTGGTTTTAGATCTGATGTTTGCCTGTTTTTATTAGTCTAAATTATGAGCCTTCTACAAGCTGTTTTGCTTCTAGATTGGGTTCTAGAAAAGGGCATTAAATTACTAATTAAAGACTAATAGCCTGGTAGGAATAGAATCTAGGCTGCAGACAGACTGAATGGCCTAAATGGTTATTATAATTGGAAACGCCTAGCTGTTAATTATGAGGGAAATGGTCAAATAAGTTGTGATACCTCTACAGAACAGAATATTTATGCACCTATTAAAAATGTCTTCAAGGTAACAAGGGCAGAATGCTCATAATTCCATaaagtaaaaacttttaaatgttatacagtacctcaatttgataaaaatatttgcagatatgtatagaaaaaactgaacacaacattgtaaagcaaccatactccaataaaaattaatttaaaaatatggatgattctattttctttaaattttttcctaaattttccaaaatgattgtGTAATACTTTAAtcataataaaagtttattttaacaaatggatgatacagcatagggaatatagccaatatttttttaataactttaaatttagtataatctataaaaatactgaatcattacattgtatgtttgaaattaatataatattgtaaatcaactataattcaataaaaaagaacgGTAACTATAACTAATTCACAATCATGTGATTaaataatgtatgcaaatcacACTCCTGCCAATTTTCAGAttaaaatctgtcttttttttttttttttttttttttttttttttgtggtacgcgggcctctcactgctgtggcctctcccgttgcggagcacaggctccagatgcacagtcgcagcagccatggctcacgggcccagccgctccgtggcatgtgggatcttcccggaccagggcacgaaccggtgtcccctgcatcggcaggcggactctcaaccactgcaccaccagggaagcccaaaatctgtcatttttaatatgaccaaaaaaaaatggatgaaaggaATGAAGAAGCTGATTTCAGTGATGGATTTAAGTTTGTCAAAGAAATAGGTTCATATGTTGAACGAAGTAGAGGATCAAGCAAAGATGCTTTTAATACAcattaatattaaatgttaacTTCCTGGATGTTTTCATTAAGTATAGTCCTAGTATTATacacttctgttttcttaatgatttttctgtgattgtgttttgttttgttttgtggggcCAGGGTGAGGTAAGGGtggattaaaagagaaagaaaggggtatACTACTAGAAACCTTTTCTAGAGTTTATATCATCTGCAGACAGAAGGTAGCTGATGCCCAGCCTTTGTCTAGTGACAAGTGAAAAGAAGTACCCTAATCAAAATGTGGGGAGAAGGGACTATGCTGTGTTGGTATACTCATCAGGGTCTTTCTAAGATCCCTGCCcttttggtattatttttattttgattgggttttgAGAGTTGGAGCCTCTTTTAGAGGAGAGAGATCCTTGGGAAATGTGAACTTGGGTAActgagaaaaggtaaaactactTGTTCTATGAACAAGAAAGCCACAAAGagatttgatttcttttctagcagtatactttatttttgttacaaaaataatacacaatCGTAgtaaaaaactaagaaaaagcctgaaaggaaaaaaagcttgAAAGGATATAGATTAACATCTGCACGTTAATCACTGCTGATagtttcttgtgtatctttctaGAAAATTTCTGTCTAGCACCACATTTTAGAATGATAGACAAAGAGGGAACAGAGCAAGCAATGATGCTGGGTTGTTTTGGACAAGTTGGGGTAATCAAATTCAGTAGAATCCTTTATTGGCTGTATGCTGGAGATGGAAAGAACACAGTGTTTGCTAAGCCCCGTGCCGGAACATGGGGTTTACAAATGAATGAAACCATGTTTACACTTAAGATGATCACAGTGGGACCAAGGAAAGAGTTGTGCCAATTGTTAGAATTACTATTACATAACCTACCTCTCATTCTTgtaaaaaagatttttctgtgGTTGCACTATATATAGTGTGGTTTCCCCACTCCTAATTCACAGGGTTGTAACATATCCaagagctttatttatttatttagttttgcttaaATGGTCTTTTTTTAACCACTTAACTTTCCATTCAAGttactattcttttattttaaatatatataggaATTACTCAAGGTGATGAGGACGATTGATGACAGAATAGTACATGAATTAAACACTACGGTTCCAACAGCTTCCTTTGCAGGGAAAATTGATGCCAGCCAAACCTGTAAACAACTTTATGAGTCTGTAAGTGTATCTTTTGAGTCTTTTCTTTTGTGCTTCCTTTATGCCTTTCTCTGTaggcaaaataagaaaacaattgaCATAATTAAACTGTGGATACAAGAATGGAATCTTCATGTTTTCTTGCCCACACCTGAGGGTATATATAAGTTTTGATCTGGTTTCTACAAACTAAAGAAAATGTGTGATCTTAAGTACAAGTCTGGGAAGAGACAGTTCTAAGGAATGAAAGCAGCCTTTTTTTGACCCCCTCCTGAGCAGCCTTTAACTTAGGAAAGCTTATGCTTCAAGGAATGAAGGAGAAAGTGAAACAGTCAAGTACAATAAAACAGTGAAACAGGAGCAGGGTCTTTGAATGAATCAATCTTAAGAAGCTAGACACCtgatttaaggaagaattaaaaccCTTCACACTTTTTATCAATATATCTTCTATCTTCCCTGACTCatcaggaaagggaaaagaagcatttggcaggagagaaggaaaagccacAGATAAATTGTCCTTTTCTGAGGCTTCGGTTTctcaagtatatattttttcattgccTCTTAAAGatcctctttatttctcttttttaatttctaaaagtgaaaggaaataaCGATGTAGCTGAGCATTTTTTATAGCttacttatatttttttcattaatttggaAGCTGATATATGGCATTTGCTTTTTTAGGCTCTACCAGAAGATTACTGTATTACTTAAAATCTAAAGTCAATttctcaataatgaaaaaaaaatcagttttggaTAAACTTATTCATATCACTTAAATTCAAAGCATtaactgctgattttttttctgcttttatgtgAAAGTATGTTACTTTGTTGAGTGGTCAGGTAATTCTTGTGGCTTCATAAAATTGTAGGGATGGGGGCTTTAAGGAGTAGACTTCAGTATTGGGAGTAGAGAGCATGGGTCCAAGGCCTAATTTATTATGAGGTTGTTTGACAGTTCACTTAGTTTCTTTGGGTAGCTCTGTCTAAAGAACTATTGGTAGAAGTTTGTAATGGCTTTAGTGATCCACCTCActacccatatatatataatctctatAATCTATTCAATTGTTTCCATTTAGAATCTTTTTATTAACCTAGAGGTTTATAGCATAGCGATTAACAACATGGATTCCAGATCTAGATTAAATCTCACCTCTGCTACttcctagctgggtgaccttgaaatAACCTCTGagtcagtttccttatttgtaaaatagtatCAGAAAAGTATCCGGTCAATTgttagaggattaaatgagttaatataaagTGCTTACTGtactaaatgttttacatataaatgCTTGCTGCTTctcttattgttgttattatttcttattcCTTTGTTGAACCAGGATAAACTGGCATGCTAAATTTGGAACCTTTCTGTTTTAGATATTCTTGTCtatgtgtttgggtttttcttcatctgtattctAGAGGGATCCAGCAACATGAATGTATGTAAAGGATTATTTATCAAGTAGCTCTGTTCCAGGGGTCGAGCCTGCAATAGAGTACCCATGCTAACAAGTACCACTGAGTTCCGTTAGATATTGTCTCAGTTAAGAAGTGGAACTCTGTGACATGTCCAAGTTGTTTACGGTCACCCTGACTGTCCTTAGTCCCTGACCCTTCCTTTTATAGTCGATGAAGGAATATTTGCGCACTCTAATGATAATACTTATTATAGATAATACAAATTATCTAATGATAATACTTCTTCATAGGAGAATACTTCTTCATAGGAGAAGATAAGCAgttattttagaatttagaaatttagaattttgattttagaaattccaaattttaaaagtataatcttagtaaaaatgaaataatttcagtAAGATTCCCTAATTAGAGCATATTCCCTCAATATATGAAGTTTTCCTTTATTGTTCAGTTTCAAGGTAAACGTAAAAATCAATACTGAACAGTTAAGGAGTCTATGAACTTGGAACAGTGCTTTACAAATGCAGAACTGTTACCAGTGTCATAATGATTGATTTAGAGTAATTCTTAAAGCTATCTCTTTAATATAATGAACTTTTGgactatgtttaaaaaatatgcttcTTACATCCTTTTGTCAGAAGTTCTGGAGGAagatttaaaacacacaaaaaatgccGTGACAAAAACTTACTAACTTTTTTTgcaattgaggtatagttgatgtacaatattatataagtttcaggtgtacaacatactgattcacAATATTTAAGTGTTTTGCTTTTAATGATAGTTAAACTAAGGGTCGTTGTTAGGATTCTAAAATGATGTTTGGGAAATTTAGAATCAACCTTTGttctagaaagaaaaacaccaaaaaactaTAATCAGGAAAATGACATTCTGTTTCCCTTAAAggcaaaaaacattattttaaaataatgattaaaaggTAGTAGGTGAAAATTTCAGACTAAAAGAAGTTCTCAAAGTTGTGGTAAAATAAAACTGGGAAGTGCTAGATATACCCGCTTTAGACTAGTTTTGAATCAttctcctgccccaccccaagcGTCTTCATTTCAGAATTGCTTACCCCAGATCAAAGGAAGTATGGTTATGATATGGTTATAGTTCAGGATTTTTCTCCTCTAACCAAAGTTTTACTTTACTGAGTTTCTTAATTTTATCTCAGTTCCTTTATAAGCACTTTAGGTATCAGAAATAATTCTCTTATGACCAAATCCTCAAGCATCTGATACTAATGAGCTAATAAGCCTGGGTTCATGTTATTTTTTCTCTAGTAGGCTTATGTCACCCCATCTGTTACTAGTTATCAAGCGTCCTCATTTCTTTGACATATATGTACAGAAAGAAGTCCATGCATATTCCTCTTGCATATGCTgttagttttgaattttattgaaggATGGTCATGAAAATAGACCACAATAATTGATAATACTGAGTAAAAGGTGATTTGCCCAGTAATTCCTGTTCACATAGGAGTGGGTTCACAGTGGGGCTAATCTGAAGGAAATGTAAGCAGGTGAGGGTAGGAGGGTAGTCTGCATCTAGAAGTGTATCCACAGGTAAGGGGCCAAGCTAACAAGGGGAATAATGGAGGAAAGCCCAGCCAAGGAAGGAAACTGTGTGGAGAGAGACCAAAAGAAAGATACTGAACGttttaataaaatgtacaaaatttgaaattgattttaaaatgcagatagaaaaatgagaatattgTGATAGACTCCTAGTTAGTACTAATGCTGTTTCACTAATTGCTGGGGGGTTAGACAAAATACCAAAGTAATTAAATAGCATCTGGTATCTGAGCAATGTACTGAGTCATGTTGCCTCTAAATTTTAGAGGTGGAAAGGATATTAGTGATTATTTACTCATAATCCATaattttccaaaagaagaaactgaagcctgTAACAGAAGCAGCATATTAGCTAATAAATATGGGCCTTGAGGCTGTCCTTGTGAACCCTAAATgttacactgaaaaaaattagCTTATTAGAGAAATATACTATAGGTGGGATTAACGTCTGTTATGAAATTCCCTCCCTTCACATGGGTACAACTTTTAACTAATGCACTTTTAGTATTCCCCTCTAGAAATATAAAGGTTTATTCTTTCCTGGCGTGTATTAGACCAGTAGTTCTCAACCACGGGGTCCCAATATGACCATTTAAGAGCTGTATTTCAAATAACTTATGAGGAATGCTTATAGAATGGTTGTTAGTcccatattttatataaaatatatataatgggtTATTTCTATACAGCCATCACTAGCATAGCATTGGGATATTCCCCCTTCAGAGGGGAGAAGGAATGATATAACGTGATTAAATGGAGCAAGCCAACACTTAAATTTTAGTTGGAGGTGAACTACTGTTACTATGCACCATTAATTATAATGACGATTGCacattattttagtattttgctCTGCCTCCACCCCAAGTTTTTGGGGTATCTTCAGAATTTGGCTATGATCATGGGAGTATGTTTGAATTGAAACATGACTATCATAATTAATGAAACAAGGCAGAAAATAGATGCAAATTATTGTATTGGATTTGTTACATTAAGATGAAGGCTGATAATTGCTCTGTTGGGCATCCTTTACTCTCCGTCAGCACACACAATTGATGGAATCGGTGACCTCCACTTCATGTACAATTTTTCCTTGTTAGTACTTAAAGTTTAAAATCTTGAAAAGGGTTCTGTCTGACATAGGTAAATGTagcattctttgtttttctttattgtaacTAAGAGCTTCTCTATATCacttactttataatttttggcACTGTTGACAACATGAGgctgaaaaaaacaatgaaagaacaaaaagagaacagCAATAGGAAGTGGCCCAGAAGGTGTGTGAGGGTGGGTGTAGGGTAGAGGAACACACAGGTACAAGAATGGGAGAGAAAGGAGTGCAGGGAGGAGACTGAGATGAATCAAAGCACAGCGCAAGGAGTGCAGGAAGAGGAGCAGGAAGGCCTGGGAGCTTAGTGAGGAAGAGGACGGCCCAACCTCTTCACTTTCACCCTCACAGCTGCTGCCTTTGAGCGGGCTCATTCAGCACAATCTTCTCTTCCAcagattcagtttttaaaaactgttttagaaAGTATTACATTTCTGTAGcctaaaaaagtttttttaaaacactgaaatgtgACAAattggtgtgattttttttttctcatttccttcttttgttcttttagttGATGGCGGCTCATGCCAGTAGGGACCGAGTCATAAAAAACTGTATAGCTCAGACCTCATCAGTAGTAAAACAGCTccgagaagagagagaaaagaatttggACAATTTAACATTATTAAAGCAACTTAGAAAAGAACAGACAAAGGTAAGTTGAACAGGGTTTACATTTCTGAGGCAAGGTTTCCAAACTTAGCCTTCAAAATAAAGCcagtttttaatatgaaaaactcAGAGTAAGAGATGGTTATTACTTAAAACCAAATGATCAGGAGATTAGTACTTCATTTTTAatggactttattttattacatttcaatACTAATTGGTAAATTAATGTGCATTTCATGAACGTGTGGAGTGTAGCAAGTTTTAGCTAAAAGAAGCATGTAATCATGTTATTTCCATTCCTTTACATATTCCACAAAGATACAAGGATTAATATAGACCAACACCACATCGAAAAATCTAGGGCAATCACATCTGTATCTATGTTTTGAAGCTTGACTTGAGAAGAAacgttttttaaatatatttacattttgaaaatatttacctCTGGTTTCAGCTGTAGAAATCTGCTGAAATGTAATATAGATATTTAACTTCAGGATATTACCCCCTTCCGCCGTAAAAGTATAGTACTATTTAAATATAACCAGGGCCACCAGAGCCtcattatgtttatttctttgctgTGGAGAGGGTGGTAGGGGTCTTTGACTCTTTTCAGACTCTCCTTTGTTTCCACTTCATCTCCCATGCCTGCCATTTTCCCTTTTAGGAGAACACCAAGTGTCCACTGAGTTCTATGTCAGAGCAAGCTTTATTTTCCCAAAGTCAGCCGTCATGTAGATGGGGTGTGGACCTCAGAGTAGAGTTAATGAAGCAGAGCTATTTCTTTATAGCCCTTAAATGTGACACGTCAAGAAAACAGTTGAAATGtatgccatattttattttgtggacTGCATTGCTGTCTTTtgaggagggtgggggtgggagggggccttCAGGGGTAACTTTTTATTCTGAtacaatttcaaacttacagaaaagttgcatgAACAGTACAAGGAAGTCCCATATACCCTTTACCTATATTCACCTATTTACATTTTGCTCCACCTGCTTTACAGTTCATTCTCTCTACTCTTCTTtccccctccatccttccctccctctttccctgtcttcctccccctcccccatacacattttttttcctttaccattTTGAAAATACGCTGGGCACATTATACTCCTTTACCCCTACATATGTTGgttatttcctaagaacaagggcTTTTTCTTACATGACCACTGTATAATTATCAAAATCATGTCTGTATTTTAAGATGGTGTAATAGGTGACTTACTGATCCTTACATGTCAGGTGACTGAAAATCCAGTGTGATATGGAATCATGTTTTGATACTGAACAACTTGTGAAGTTTGCTCTTTGTTTAGTAGATGTAGCCAAACTTTgaaaaagggatcttgctgtctCTCTCAAGCCTTTGTTCTTTTGCTGCACACAGGTGTGCACTTTCTTAGTCATCCAGTTGATGCAGTGTGTTTCACTGGATACAGGATTCATCCACTGTCTTTGCTGTTCTCTTTGTTCATGACAACTGCTTCAGCCCTGTGTTCCACACCTGCTCATTCATCAGCCAGTGGTGGGTTCTTCAGACAGTGAACTTAGGCTATAATGGTCATCTTAGCCTACCCTCCATGTTGATGAAGGCTCATAGATAAATTATAGAAAGCTGGTTAAGATCTAGTATTTTtggattttgtattttaacaGGCTCTTGAAGTATTGACAAAGGAAAGTGCAGGGCAGGGCTGTTAAATCAGAAACTGAAAAATGATTATTTGCaaattaagtcagacaaagaataGAGTGACTCTTGTTAGCAGAGTGCAAAGTTCAAAAACCAGTGTGAGTGTTTGTGAGTGATGTGTCACACAATTTTGTCTGCCCTCTGTTCTGCCCATTTGCCTTTAGAGCCCAGCACAATCACTGCAAGGAGGAGTTTTAGAAACCAGCCAGTGAGTTAACGAAAGGTAGTTTTCTGGCCTGTGATATTGCATAGGACTAGAGTAGAAGTTAACCATGAGTAGTAGTATTTAAGCAAATAAGGAAACTTgactttctttttcaagtttgctATGGAGATTATAGAATCAGAAAGAGACAGCTCTTGGAGATGTTCCAGCTCTACCTCTTCATTTTCTATATATGGAAACAGACTTAGAGATACTGACATCCCCAGAGTCACAAGGTAGTACATGGTAGAACTGGGACTTTATAACCCATCTCATCTTACTCTAAATTCAGTCAGTGTTTTTACCTTAAGTTGTGACTAAGAGTCAAATTCTGATTACTTTAGTGAACAATTTATTTACATACAGTGATGCCCGTCTGAAAGTTCCCAGTTCTTTACCTGAATCCTTACCTCAGAAAAAGCACATTCCTTGCTGGAACTATATACCTGCTGTCACCTCTTAGTAGCTTTGAGACGAAGTTTACCTGTTTAAGACCCAGAGCCTCAAAAACAAccatctcgggacttccctggtggtgcaggggttaagaatccgcctgccaatgcagggaactcaggttcgagccctggtccgggaagatcccacatgccgtggagcaactaagcccgtgtcaatgaagacccaacacagccaaaaataaataaataaaataaataaatttattaaaaaaaaaaaaaccaaccatcTCAAAGGTAGCATTTTGTTGTTGGCACTGAAATTGCATTAGAAGCTGGCTGTAATATCTGCGGTGTTCAAGAATAGAAAAAACATGGATTTTAAAGGCAGACAGCTCTAAAGAAATAATCCCACCTACCATTTGGAGGTTTTGTAACCTTGTAAATTAATTGTTCTGAAActtctgattttcagtttgtaAAATGGAATTGATACATAGtaacttcttatattttctttttttggtgaggatTGAATTGTATAATATATGTAAGAGCTTGCATATTGACTGATAATGAAGtagcagtttctttcctttttgagtCGCTGGGACTCCATATTTGTTATATTAATCCTCTTTACAATATCCCCCCCAACCAGTGGTTTCCACCTTTTGTTTAACCAGTATTAAGGGGGTTGGGGGGATATACAGTCTTATGTGGCAGTGCATTCTCTTTTTGGACAGTTGTAATTGTTCAGAGATTTTCTTACTTAGTGTGAAAATCTGTCTCCTTGTAGCATGTAATTACTGTTCCTTAATCTTCCCTCTGGATAAGTCTAAACCCATTTCTACACAAACATCCCTTTAATATTTGAGAGCAATTATGAATACTGTCTTAGTGGTCTGTTGTAACACTGTTCTTTAAAGTTGTTACTTCTTTGGCAGAAAGTCCAGGCTCTGACAGCAGTGAAGCTTTAATGATTTCTGGGTCGATATAACTGATTAAAATCTGAAACCAAGGTTGCTGTGATGTAAGCAGGCGGGCTTCCTCAGGCT
It encodes:
- the MIX23 gene encoding protein MIX23 isoform X1, with the translated sequence MAAPSGGVNCEEFAEFQELLKVMRTIDDRIVHELNTTVPTASFAGKIDASQTCKQLYESLMAAHASRDRVIKNCIAQTSSVVKQLREEREKNLDNLTLLKQLRKEQTKLKWMQSELNVEEVVNDRSWKVFNERCRIHFKPPKNE
- the MIX23 gene encoding protein MIX23 isoform X2, coding for MRTIDDRIVHELNTTVPTASFAGKIDASQTCKQLYESLMAAHASRDRVIKNCIAQTSSVVKQLREEREKNLDNLTLLKQLRKEQTKLKWMQSELNVEEVVNDRSWKVFNERCRIHFKPPKNE